The following is a genomic window from Armatimonadota bacterium.
GGCGTGACGGGCGACCTGTTCAACGCCATCCCGCCGGCCTACACCGAGCACATCGGGCGTGCGCTGATGGCGTATCTCGCCGCGGAGCGTGCCGCATGATCGACGCCCTCCCCGGCTCCGATGCACACGTCGAGATGGTGCTCCGCGCCGAAGGTCCGCTCACCCAAGCCCAACTCGCCCATCGCGTGTACGGCACCCCCGTGCATGCCACCGGGGACGCAGGCGAGGACCGCGCCCGACGGACGGCCATCCGCAACGTACAGGCTGCCATCCAGGCCATGCGTGAGCGAGGCGTACCGGTGGTGTCCGACGAGAACGGCGTGTGGTGCGCCAGAACGGCCCTAGAAGCCATGGAAGCCTACCGAGCCCTGCGACGACGTGCCCTCGGCCAGTTGCGTACCGCTGCTGCCGTGAAGCGGGCGGCGTTCGCCATGCAGCGGGCCGAGGCGAAGGTGGAGCCGCTGACATTGTGGGAGGCGGCGGCGTGAAGGCCGTTTACCGCTTCGTGGATCGCCACTTTGACAAGTTTCTGCTGCTGGCGTGTGTCCTGTCGGGGCTCTCGTTGGTGCTTCGGTGGTTCGGGCTATGACCGACAACCGCCTACTCCGCGTGTACGGCGTGGCCCTCGACGGCAGCGCCGAGACGGGCGGCGTGGATACCTGGCTCGACTACCTCGAAACGGACCTGCGCGCCATCAGCCAGCGCCGGTTGACGCGCGACCAGCGCGCCCGCCTGCTGCGGCTGCTCGAGGACGCCTACGCCAACAGCCGGCGGCGGCGATTGGAGCCGAAGGGACGTGCCGCGTGAGCCCCGCCACCTGTGACCGCATCCGCCAGTTGCGCTTTTCCGGGGTGCGCCCATCCTCCATCGCCGACCGGCTGCACCTGTCCACCGCCGAAGTTATCCGTGCCCTGGATGCCGACCTGACCGCGCTGAACATCCGTACCACGCGGCGATACCAGCGCTGCCAGTCGCGCGGCGGCTGCGTGCCGTCGGGGCGGATCGTGTCGCGCTCGTTCCCGATGGGGCTGGTGGAGCTGCCGTTGTGCAAGCGGTGTGGCGTGCCGATGCGGGGCAAGGGGCGGGCATCGAAGGTGAGCTGGCGGGAGCGGGGGAGGGGTGAGGAGTGACCCGCCCACGTCGCCGCGACAAGTTCTGGATGGTCACGCTGGCCGACCGGAAGCCGGAGATCTACCGCGAGGACGTGCCGATGTACTTCCCGCGCAAGCGCGACGCCATCGGCTACCGGCAGGAACTCGAAGGCGACCCGGACAACGACGACCACTTCATCGTCACCGAATCCGACGAGCCGTGGGACGCCATCGCGTGGCCGTGGCTGGAGGAGTGGGCGTGATCGCCTACCGCGACTCGTGGCCCTCCCTCGACCGACTGTGGGCCGCTCGCCACCAGCCGTTCCGCCATCCGTGGATGGGGGAGCAGCGGGTGTGCCCGGTGTGCTCCGGGCTGTACACGGCGGGGGAGTGGAGCGCCCATCGACGGAGCGTGGCGCATCGAACGAATCGGGAGCAGCGGCGGTGAACCTCCACGCCCTCCTCGGAGACTGCATCGCCATCTGCATCGGCCTGTTGGCCGGTGGGATGGTGGGGTGGGTGGCGCGGTGACGGGCATGCGCGACCACACCTTCGGCTGCACATGTCAGCGACATGTGCGACCTTGGAAACGGTCGGAGCATTGGAGCGCGGCAGAGGTCGCGTTCCTCGAACGCTGGTACGGCATCTGGCCCGACGAGAAGATCGCGAAGCGGCTCGGACGCACGGCCGTCGGGGTGGATGTGAAGGCCGGCCGGCTCGGCATCCGCAAGCGCGACAACGGCTACACCGCCCGTGAGCTCGGCCGTCTGCTCGGGACGGATGCGACTGTCATCAGCAAGCAGTGGCTTCGGCGCGGCCTGCTCATGGCTCACCACGGCTATCGGCAGGGACCATCGCCGGTACACCTGATCCCGCACGCCGAGGTCGAGCGGTTCATCGTCGAGCATGGCGAGTGGATCACCGCGGCCAACATCCCGGCCGACTCGCCGTTCCGCTTCCTCGTCGAGTCCCACCGCTGGTATTCGCTGCCCGAGCTTGTGGAGATTACCGGCCGTACCAACCTGGACGTTGACATCCGGGCCGGACGCATCGCGGCCCGCAAGCGGGGGACGTGGTGGATGGTGCCGGCGTCGGAACTGCCGAAGATCCGACGGCTGCCGCCCGATGCTCGTTCGGAGGCTGTATGGAGGCGCGCGAGTCGGCTTCGCGTGCGGCGCAACCGGCGCAAGGGACTCGCCGCATGACCCGAGATACCGCACATGCGTTCGAGGCACCCCGACGATGACGCAACGCAAGAGGGCGACCCACTTCGCCCTCATGGATACCGCCTTCGCGGCCGACCGCAANNNNNNNNNNNNNNNNNNNNNNNNNNNNNNNNNNNNNNNNNNNNNNNNNNNNNNNNNNNNNNNNNNNNNNNNNNNNNNNNNNNNNNNNNNNNNNNNNNNNCCTCGACCGCTCGACGCTCGAGATCAGAGGGACGGATCCGGACACCGGGGGGGCGCTCTACCGAGTGATCGGCGATGAGCACATAGAGGGCGACGTTGACCGAAAGACGAGGAGGTACATCCGCACCCGGGTTCCTCGCGAGCCGGGCAAGGGGCTCCACGTTCCGAAACAAGAGCTAAAAGGCGCTGATATGTTCCAGGTGGTCCAGATGCCATGGGATGCCTGCACCGACGCGGTACGCGACTTCATCCTCGCTAGTGAGTTCACCAACGTGGACTTCCTCGAAATGGGAGAAACGTTCTGACGGGCGCGTTGGCGGGCGAACCGCGTGCCATGCACGACTACACCGGTCGCGAACCGGAGCCAACGGAGACTAAGCTTCTGCCTGCAGTTGCGCAGACCACGCAGCCTGATGACGACCGTGCTCCTGGGTTGGGCGACAATCCTCGGCCGAGGGATCGCCGTTGACACGCCCGCGGCCGCGTTGCTATAATTCCCGCGCTTCAGGGCACGGATAGGCTGGATTCATAGGACGGGAGCAGTCGCGGAGACGCTGCCGCCGGGGCGGCCCTTCGCTGTCGAAGCAACGTGGAAGCAGCCAGCGGCCCCGAGCTGTACGGAACGGCGCGAACCGATGCGCCGCACCGCCACTCCGTTGCTTCGTCCGCATTGCTCCCGATGACGCAGGTCAGCACCAGCCGTGCAACGCCGCCGTCTGGAGCCGCGCGGAGCAGCCGCCGGCGGGAAGAGGCTGAGTTCCTGCACCCATCGGCACCGCGGGCTGACGGAGGTACTGGTTGCGGATTCTTGTCGCCGCAGCCGGGATGGGAGGGATCATGCTACGGGTAGCGGTCGTCGGATGCGGCCATTGGGGCCCCAACCTCGTACGCAATTTCTCGCAGCTGCCGGCGTCACGGGTCGCGGCGATCTGCGATCTCGACCCGGACAGCATCGAACGCGCGCTGCGGCTGGCGCCCGACGCGCGAACGACCACGAGTCACCGCGAACTGCTGGATCGCGATTCGATTGACGCGATAGCCATCGCGACCGCAGCCCCCACTCACTATGACATAGCGCGCGACAGCCTCCTCGCGGGCAAGCACGTCTTCGTCGAAAAACCGATGTGCCTGAACGCAGCCGAGGCGGGAGCGCTGGTCGAGCTTGCGCGGCAGCGACGCCGCGTGCTCATGGTCGGCCATCTGCTCAAATATCACCCGGCGATCGCATATCTCAAGGAATACGTCGAGTCGGGGCGCCTGGGAGAGCCGCTCTACTTCCACTCCCAGCGTCTCAACCTCGGGGAGGTGCGCCGCGATGAGAACGCGATGTGGTGCCTCGCGCCGCACGACATCGCTGTCGCGGGCTACTTGCTCGGGCGCGAGCCGACGACGGTTGCGGCGGTCGGCCAGAGCTACTTGCGCCGGCCGGTTCAGGACGTGGTCTTTCTCACCATGCATTACGGCGACGGCATGCTCGCCCACGTCCACGTGAGCTGGCTCGACCCGCACAAGATTCGCCGCATGACCATCGTCGGCAGCCGGCAGATGGCGGTGTTCGACGACATGGAGGCGAGCGAGAAGGTGCGGATCTACGACAAGGGGGTTGACTTCCCCAACGGCGACTACCACAGTCACGACGCCGCGCTGTCGCTGCGGGTGGGCGACATTTTCATCCCCAAGATCGAGACGATCGAGCCGCTGCGCGCTGAATGCCAGCACTTCGTGGATTGTGTCACGAACGGCGCGCACCCGCGCACCGACGGCGAGGAGGGAGTGCGCGTCGTGCGCGTGCTCGAGGCTGCGGAGCGCTCGCTCAGCACCGGTGGCCAGGTCGTGTCGGTCGAGGCGCCACCGATGGCCGCGCGCACCGGCGCGTTGCACGGAGACTAAACCTCGTGAGGATACTGTGTGTTGCGGGCAGTCGCGGCGAGCGCGCCAAGCTGTCGCCGGTCATCGCCCGGCTCGAACGCGACCAAGATCTCACCTGCACCTATGTTTCGCGTTCGGGAACAGTGCCGACATGGGATGCCGGTTCGCCGCCTCCACCGGCGCTGAGCCTGGAGGTCAATGACGCGACGCCGGTGCTGCGCGCCGGGGCGGTTGTGCGGTGGCTGGAGCCGCAGCTCGAAGAACTCCGGCCGGAGATCGTATTGATCTGCGGCAGCTCCGATGCGGCAGTCGGCGCAGCGCTTGCGGCATCATTCCCCGGCATCCCGCTCGCGCATCTCGACGCGGGCGTCGTCGCAGACTCCGGCCCGAACTCCCGCTTGCTCGACCAGGCGTCCACCTTCCTGATCGCCCCCCACATCGAGGCGGTGCAGCGACTCGCGCAGCGCGGGATGGAGGACGCGGCGTTCCTGTGCGGCGACACGCTCGCCGATGGGCTGCCTGCCGAAGCGGCGCCCGTTGCCGTCGACGCGGACGCCCCGTGCCTATGCTATCTCGGGGGAGCGGCGCTGGAATCCGCAGGGCTGCCAATCGTCCTTGCGGCTCTGATCGGGCTCGCAAAGCCGTTCCTCCTACCGGCAGGTCCACCGGCGAGGATCCGCCTCGGAGAGGCATTGCGGAAAGCCCAGGCGCACTCAGGTGAAGCGCCTTCGGGGGAAGCCGCACAAGGACCGGCCACGCAGCGCGTCGTCCTCCAGGACGCGATCCGCATCGTCGAGCCGATGGACTAC
Proteins encoded in this region:
- a CDS encoding Gfo/Idh/MocA family oxidoreductase, which gives rise to MLRVAVVGCGHWGPNLVRNFSQLPASRVAAICDLDPDSIERALRLAPDARTTTSHRELLDRDSIDAIAIATAAPTHYDIARDSLLAGKHVFVEKPMCLNAAEAGALVELARQRRRVLMVGHLLKYHPAIAYLKEYVESGRLGEPLYFHSQRLNLGEVRRDENAMWCLAPHDIAVAGYLLGREPTTVAAVGQSYLRRPVQDVVFLTMHYGDGMLAHVHVSWLDPHKIRRMTIVGSRQMAVFDDMEASEKVRIYDKGVDFPNGDYHSHDAALSLRVGDIFIPKIETIEPLRAECQHFVDCVTNGAHPRTDGEEGVRVVRVLEAAERSLSTGGQVVSVEAPPMAARTGALHGD
- a CDS encoding UDP-N-acetylglucosamine 2-epimerase gives rise to the protein MRILCVAGSRGERAKLSPVIARLERDQDLTCTYVSRSGTVPTWDAGSPPPPALSLEVNDATPVLRAGAVVRWLEPQLEELRPEIVLICGSSDAAVGAALAASFPGIPLAHLDAGVVADSGPNSRLLDQASTFLIAPHIEAVQRLAQRGMEDAAFLCGDTLADGLPAEAAPVAVDADAPCLCYLGGAALESAGLPIVLAALIGLAKPFLLPAGPPARIRLGEALRKAQAHSGEAPSGEAAQGPATQRVVLQDAIRIVEPMDYAAMQAAVARAPVVITDSPTLQRECYFHGTVAVGLAPAGFPDAERSGWVRPVAMDEEAIMKAAQAPPPTTAPEVEAHRGAGERAASFVTGL